In the Synechococcus sp. UW179A genome, one interval contains:
- a CDS encoding PCC domain-containing protein, which translates to METLPLELEPGQDLHLALSELAMQQQLSGFVLGVVGNLSQATFRCPGQQQPTRMSGELEVITLNGTFSPSGVHLHLSLSDGACQVWGGHLEPGTVVLKGAQLLLGLSGLPTAQTIQQPIQEPARLGERVELAVLPGCPWSLRARQLLERLSIPHRLETIETDDRFEAFRQRSGMNTFPQIFIDGEVVGGYDDLAELSLQPEFRALGQGALDR; encoded by the coding sequence ATGGAGACCCTGCCCCTTGAGCTGGAACCCGGTCAGGACCTCCATCTGGCTCTGTCTGAGCTGGCGATGCAGCAACAGCTCAGTGGATTTGTTCTCGGGGTGGTCGGCAATCTCTCCCAGGCCACGTTTCGCTGTCCTGGACAGCAACAGCCCACACGGATGAGCGGGGAACTCGAGGTCATCACGCTGAATGGAACCTTCTCCCCCTCAGGAGTTCATCTTCACCTCAGCCTTTCAGACGGCGCCTGTCAGGTGTGGGGAGGACATCTTGAGCCAGGCACTGTTGTTTTGAAGGGTGCACAGCTGCTTCTCGGTCTCAGCGGTCTGCCCACTGCTCAGACCATTCAGCAGCCCATTCAGGAGCCTGCTCGGTTGGGCGAGCGTGTCGAGCTGGCGGTGCTTCCCGGGTGTCCATGGAGTCTTCGGGCCAGGCAATTATTGGAAAGGCTTTCCATTCCCCATCGCCTGGAAACCATCGAAACTGACGACCGCTTCGAGGCATTCCGGCAACGCAGCGGTATGAACACCTTTCCTCAGATCTTCATTGATGGAGAGGTTGTTGGGGGTTATGACGACCTCGCTGAGCTCTCATTGCAGCCTGAGTTTCGAGCGTTGGGGCAAGGGGCATTGGACCGATGA
- the pdeM gene encoding ligase-associated DNA damage response endonuclease PdeM produces the protein MTAINAEKNSDQADGEPTAHAPNNVAHCRWQWRDEELVLLAQKAIWRPSGEELFVADLHLGKAEVFQACGIPLPSDDDRSTLLRLEKLCQQWKPTRVIVLGDLIHGPLGLTERLRADLRTLHNRLNAEVLLIGGNHDRHLHPDAFPQHPAFRLGELWLSHEPEQPMDGRAGLNLCGHIHPTTTLSQGSDRLKLPCFAYDNVEQRMLIPAFGELTGGHDCRHRYRKWLVAEGTIVPWLDNAQASNGSKVKW, from the coding sequence TTGACTGCCATCAACGCCGAAAAGAACAGCGATCAGGCTGATGGCGAGCCAACAGCCCATGCACCCAACAACGTCGCGCATTGTCGTTGGCAATGGCGAGACGAAGAGCTGGTTTTGCTGGCGCAGAAAGCCATCTGGCGACCATCCGGCGAGGAACTCTTTGTAGCCGATCTGCATCTTGGTAAGGCAGAGGTTTTCCAAGCCTGTGGAATCCCACTTCCAAGTGATGACGACAGAAGCACATTGCTGCGGCTCGAGAAGCTCTGTCAACAGTGGAAGCCAACACGTGTGATCGTGCTTGGAGATTTGATCCATGGCCCACTCGGGCTCACCGAGCGCCTACGGGCAGACCTCAGGACCCTGCACAACCGCTTGAATGCTGAGGTGCTCCTGATCGGAGGCAACCATGACCGCCACCTGCATCCAGATGCTTTTCCCCAGCATCCAGCATTCAGGCTCGGAGAATTGTGGCTTAGCCATGAACCAGAACAGCCCATGGATGGGCGTGCTGGCCTGAATCTCTGCGGACATATCCACCCCACAACCACCCTGAGCCAGGGATCGGATCGACTCAAGCTTCCCTGCTTCGCCTACGACAACGTGGAACAGCGAATGCTCATTCCTGCCTTCGGAGAGTTGACGGGAGGGCATGACTGCCGTCACCGTTACCGCAAATGGCTGGTGGCCGAGGGCACCATTGTTCCTTGGCTCGACAACGCGCAGGCATCCAATGGATCCAAGGTGAAATGGTGA
- a CDS encoding L,D-transpeptidase, whose product MVFRLRRMAGSAGLALLTLGLLQMPARAEKAIEISLKDRYLTLFDNGKVVERFPVAIGAPESPTPAGSYAITRKEEAPVYHKGGKVIAPGPKNPVGVRYMAYFQVGSGEYAIHGTAWPNWVKLRSAVSLGCIRMLNKDVVTLFQQVDVGTPVVVTTN is encoded by the coding sequence ATGGTTTTTCGATTGAGGCGGATGGCTGGTTCTGCAGGGTTGGCTTTGCTGACTCTCGGTCTGCTCCAAATGCCTGCACGGGCAGAGAAGGCCATTGAAATCAGCCTCAAGGATCGTTATCTCACCCTGTTCGATAACGGAAAGGTGGTGGAGCGTTTCCCCGTTGCCATCGGTGCTCCTGAATCTCCAACCCCTGCAGGCAGCTACGCCATCACACGCAAGGAGGAGGCACCCGTCTATCACAAGGGAGGCAAGGTGATTGCACCGGGTCCCAAGAACCCGGTGGGTGTTCGCTACATGGCCTATTTCCAAGTTGGATCAGGCGAATACGCGATTCACGGAACGGCCTGGCCCAATTGGGTGAAGCTGCGTTCGGCAGTCAGCCTGGGATGTATCCGCATGTTGAACAAAGATGTGGTCACACTGTTTCAACAGGTAGACGTCGGGACTCCTGTGGTCGTGACCACCAACTGA
- the hisA gene encoding 1-(5-phosphoribosyl)-5-[(5-phosphoribosylamino)methylideneamino]imidazole-4-carboxamide isomerase codes for MQIIPAIDLLGGACVRLHQGDYDQVTRFSDDPVSQALSWQDQGARRLHLVDLDGARSGQPINDAAVRSITEALSIPVQLGGGVRSAERAEELLGCGLERVILGTVALEQPELVVELADRHPGKIIVGIDARHGKVATRGWLENSDTEATALAASFSESAIAAIISTDISTDGTLAGPNLKALRQMAEASAVPVIASGGVGCMADLLALLALEPLGVEAVIVGRALYDGRIDLREALMGLGDGRLQDPPTGLLNDMA; via the coding sequence ATGCAGATCATTCCAGCCATCGACCTGCTGGGTGGGGCCTGCGTGCGTTTACACCAAGGGGATTACGACCAGGTCACCCGCTTCAGCGATGACCCGGTATCCCAGGCTTTGAGCTGGCAAGACCAAGGGGCTCGCCGTCTGCACCTCGTGGATCTCGACGGTGCTCGCAGCGGTCAGCCGATCAACGATGCTGCTGTTCGCTCAATCACAGAGGCGCTTTCGATCCCTGTTCAGCTCGGTGGCGGCGTGCGTTCGGCTGAACGCGCCGAGGAACTTCTGGGGTGCGGTCTCGAACGCGTCATTCTCGGTACGGTCGCGTTGGAGCAACCAGAACTTGTCGTGGAGCTGGCGGACCGCCATCCCGGCAAGATCATCGTCGGCATTGATGCCCGCCACGGCAAAGTCGCCACAAGGGGATGGCTGGAAAACAGCGATACGGAAGCCACTGCACTGGCCGCAAGCTTCAGTGAATCTGCGATTGCAGCCATCATCAGTACCGACATCAGCACCGATGGAACCCTGGCGGGACCCAACCTCAAAGCCCTGAGGCAGATGGCCGAGGCCAGCGCTGTTCCTGTGATCGCCTCAGGCGGAGTGGGCTGCATGGCTGACTTGCTTGCCCTGTTAGCACTGGAGCCCCTCGGCGTTGAGGCTGTGATTGTTGGACGAGCTCTCTACGACGGCCGCATTGACCTGCGAGAGGCGCTCATGGGGCTGGGCGATGGACGACTTCAGGACCCACCAACAGGACTGTTGAACGACATGGCCTGA
- the pgsA gene encoding CDP-diacylglycerol--glycerol-3-phosphate 3-phosphatidyltransferase, with the protein MISPWRLWADRLTLLRAILGAPLLVLLASEQQSWAWLLLLIGALSDWADGWMARKADGGSSWGAKLDPLADKLLISAPLIWLAAERQLPLWAVWLLLARELLISGWRSGSSSGAPASWLGKSKTTVQFLSLFLMLWPPSWTSVQITQVLHALGWWLFWPGLVLALWSAIAYLSPRSALGRH; encoded by the coding sequence TTGATCTCTCCCTGGCGATTGTGGGCCGATCGACTCACGCTCCTGCGCGCCATCCTCGGAGCTCCGCTGCTGGTGCTGCTGGCTTCAGAACAGCAAAGCTGGGCTTGGTTGTTACTGCTGATCGGAGCCTTGAGCGACTGGGCTGACGGATGGATGGCGCGCAAAGCTGATGGAGGCAGCAGTTGGGGAGCAAAACTCGATCCCCTTGCTGACAAGTTGTTAATCAGCGCTCCATTGATCTGGTTGGCAGCCGAGCGACAACTGCCCCTGTGGGCTGTATGGCTGCTGCTGGCGCGAGAATTACTGATCTCCGGATGGCGTTCGGGTAGCTCCAGCGGAGCTCCAGCCTCTTGGCTGGGGAAATCGAAAACCACCGTTCAATTTCTGAGCCTATTTCTGATGCTTTGGCCCCCGAGCTGGACATCAGTCCAGATCACTCAGGTCCTGCATGCACTGGGTTGGTGGCTGTTCTGGCCAGGCCTGGTGCTTGCCCTCTGGTCAGCCATCGCTTACCTCAGCCCCCGATCAGCGCTTGGTCGGCACTGA
- a CDS encoding transporter substrate-binding domain-containing protein, producing MKRVIRVPRISLLLAGLISVAVPGMAVAEPLRVGVSGAPPFVMPKGEPVQGISTQVWEEVANRLNQPYEVFYLPNTEANLKAVENGDVDLAVGPISITPDRLANPRIDFTQPYFQGMEGLMIPVKPPGLWARFKPFFGWAALSSLGGLMILLFVVGNLIWLAERRRNTEHFPRQYLHGVGNGMWFALVTLTTVGYGDRSPTTRTGRIIAGIWMLMSLLALSSITAGLASAFTVSLSKLEPSAIQDRSDLRGKTVSVVAGTTSGTWAKIYGARARESASLEKAIDLLLKGEVAAVLFDEAPLRYYLQQKPEAPFKMAPFALASQTYGFVVPMNSVLRTPIDVELLQMQRSGEVKSITDRLLQ from the coding sequence GTGAAACGCGTGATCAGAGTTCCCAGGATTTCTTTGTTGCTCGCCGGTTTGATCAGCGTTGCTGTTCCAGGAATGGCAGTAGCAGAGCCTCTCCGAGTTGGAGTGAGTGGTGCACCACCTTTCGTGATGCCGAAGGGTGAACCAGTTCAGGGGATCAGCACTCAGGTCTGGGAAGAAGTGGCAAACCGCCTCAACCAACCCTACGAAGTCTTTTACCTACCCAATACGGAGGCCAATCTGAAAGCCGTTGAAAACGGCGATGTGGATCTTGCGGTCGGTCCGATCAGCATCACCCCCGACCGACTGGCCAACCCCAGGATTGATTTCACTCAGCCTTACTTCCAAGGCATGGAGGGGTTGATGATTCCCGTGAAGCCTCCTGGGCTTTGGGCAAGGTTCAAACCCTTCTTCGGCTGGGCGGCCTTGTCGTCACTTGGTGGTTTGATGATCCTTCTGTTTGTAGTCGGCAATCTCATCTGGCTTGCTGAGCGTCGCCGCAATACAGAGCACTTCCCCCGCCAATACCTGCATGGAGTCGGTAATGGCATGTGGTTTGCCCTGGTAACGCTTACAACGGTCGGCTATGGAGATCGATCTCCCACCACAAGAACCGGTCGCATCATTGCTGGTATCTGGATGCTGATGTCGCTTCTGGCGCTGTCATCGATCACGGCAGGTCTGGCTTCTGCATTCACGGTGTCGTTGTCGAAACTGGAACCCTCAGCCATTCAGGACCGCTCCGATCTGCGCGGCAAGACTGTTTCAGTTGTGGCCGGGACCACCAGTGGAACCTGGGCAAAAATTTATGGCGCCAGGGCCCGGGAATCCGCAAGTCTTGAGAAGGCCATTGATCTGTTGTTGAAAGGAGAGGTTGCGGCCGTGCTGTTTGATGAAGCCCCTCTTCGTTATTACCTTCAGCAGAAACCTGAAGCGCCTTTCAAGATGGCGCCCTTTGCGCTAGCCAGTCAGACCTATGGATTCGTGGTCCCTATGAACAGTGTCTTGCGCACTCCCATTGATGTGGAGCTGTTGCAGATGCAGAGAAGCGGGGAGGTCAAGTCGATCACTGATCGCCTGCTGCAGTGA
- a CDS encoding DUF1651 domain-containing protein has translation MPSKDRPLVDRHAPKNGIDGLMNTQEQRVCRFKNDMPTQQAQWVEVETRSVTDSGQPVIRRLLRHNAIEAWETMQKSGGWKRCSPRW, from the coding sequence ATGCCAAGCAAGGACCGCCCACTTGTTGATCGCCATGCACCGAAGAACGGTATCGATGGGCTGATGAACACTCAGGAGCAAAGGGTCTGCCGCTTCAAGAACGACATGCCAACGCAGCAAGCTCAATGGGTAGAGGTCGAGACGCGGTCAGTGACAGACAGCGGTCAGCCAGTCATCCGCAGGTTGCTCAGGCATAACGCCATTGAGGCATGGGAGACCATGCAGAAGTCAGGCGGGTGGAAGCGTTGCTCGCCTAGGTGGTGA
- a CDS encoding CopG family transcriptional regulator, with amino-acid sequence MSFLGSLLQELQEQLQHESIEVTAAQVAEAAESERLNVTLAGGVMHRLKQQALAEGRSCSSLANFLIEDGLRRHGTLR; translated from the coding sequence GTGTCATTCCTGGGAAGTTTGCTGCAAGAGCTGCAGGAACAGCTGCAGCATGAATCAATCGAGGTCACAGCGGCCCAAGTTGCTGAAGCTGCAGAGTCGGAACGACTCAACGTCACCCTTGCGGGCGGGGTCATGCACCGCCTCAAGCAGCAAGCTCTTGCCGAGGGTCGCAGCTGCAGCAGCCTTGCCAACTTTCTGATCGAAGACGGATTACGCCGACACGGAACTCTCAGATGA
- a CDS encoding DMT family transporter, with protein MATALHREKKQGLSYRYGLLFLIALIWGSQFLFNHFALQVFTAESVAWLRAAIGFLTLSFFMVLKPVSRDSKTNKGSGSRYWLQIVLVGFFEATLPFFLVAWGQQHVNSAVAAILMSLVAIFTLVLVLIFVRDEPVTKGKFIGIILGFVGVVVLLWPQFSQSTGTGSALGSLAILAAAMSFAVSLVLIRRLPQVGSPVLTARNILFCGSVELGAVLLLMRQPLVHHPLQTSAVIALLAQGVLAGGVVYVLYVRLVSVAGATFAGFANYLVPIVGVFLGVFFLQDHLPLSAYFSILIIALAIFAAEWRPARLDSVD; from the coding sequence GTGGCAACGGCATTGCATAGAGAAAAAAAACAGGGGTTGTCCTATCGCTATGGTCTCCTCTTTCTGATCGCCTTAATCTGGGGGTCGCAATTTCTTTTTAACCACTTTGCGCTGCAGGTCTTTACGGCCGAATCGGTGGCATGGCTGCGGGCGGCAATTGGATTTTTAACACTCAGTTTTTTCATGGTTTTAAAACCAGTGTCACGAGATTCAAAGACCAACAAAGGCTCTGGTTCTCGCTATTGGCTGCAGATCGTTCTTGTTGGTTTTTTTGAAGCGACATTGCCTTTCTTTTTAGTGGCATGGGGACAGCAGCATGTTAATAGTGCTGTTGCTGCAATCCTAATGTCACTTGTAGCAATATTCACGCTTGTATTAGTTTTGATATTTGTGAGAGATGAGCCTGTTACCAAAGGCAAATTCATTGGAATCATCCTCGGTTTCGTTGGCGTTGTTGTTCTTCTCTGGCCGCAGTTCAGTCAATCTACTGGTACGGGAAGCGCTCTTGGGAGCCTAGCCATCCTTGCTGCTGCTATGAGCTTTGCCGTTAGCCTTGTGCTGATTCGTCGTTTGCCCCAGGTCGGCTCTCCTGTTCTTACCGCTAGAAATATCCTTTTTTGTGGAAGCGTTGAGTTGGGCGCAGTTTTACTGCTAATGAGGCAACCTTTAGTGCATCACCCCTTACAGACCAGCGCAGTAATTGCTTTATTAGCTCAAGGCGTTCTAGCTGGTGGTGTTGTCTACGTTTTGTACGTGCGCCTTGTTAGCGTGGCAGGAGCTACTTTTGCTGGATTTGCTAACTATCTTGTCCCTATTGTGGGTGTTTTCTTAGGTGTTTTTTTCTTGCAGGACCACTTGCCGCTCAGTGCCTATTTTTCAATTCTGATTATTGCGTTAGCCATATTTGCAGCCGAATGGAGGCCAGCTCGTCTTGATTCTGTTGATTAA
- a CDS encoding NAD-dependent epimerase/dehydratase family protein, which translates to MQILLMGGTRFVGKPLVSRLLQQGHRLTLFTRGRQPVPEGVEAVNGDRGDDQSLDQLKGRAFDVIVDSSGRTLSDSQRVVERTGAPSHRFLYVSSAGVYAGSHIWPLDEDSPLDPASRHVGKGETERWLMREGIAFTSFRPTYILGPGNYNPVERWFFDRIVNERPIPLPGDGTTITQIGHVEDLAEAMARCLEVDASCNRIYNCSAKRGITFLGLIEAAALACGRQPGSLDLRSFDPSGLDPKARKGFPLRLSHFLTDISRVERELAWTPRFDAHGCMADSYKRDYALAPTSAPDFSADQALIGG; encoded by the coding sequence GTGCAAATCCTGTTAATGGGGGGAACCCGTTTTGTCGGCAAGCCCCTGGTAAGCCGTTTGCTTCAGCAGGGTCACAGGCTCACCCTGTTCACGCGCGGACGTCAGCCCGTTCCTGAAGGTGTTGAGGCGGTGAATGGAGATCGTGGAGACGATCAGTCCTTGGATCAGCTCAAGGGCCGTGCTTTTGATGTGATTGTCGATAGTTCCGGGCGCACGTTGTCTGATAGTCAGCGAGTGGTGGAGCGCACGGGTGCGCCCAGCCATCGTTTTCTCTACGTGAGTTCAGCAGGTGTCTATGCAGGCAGCCATATCTGGCCACTGGATGAAGACAGTCCCCTTGATCCTGCAAGTCGTCATGTTGGCAAGGGTGAAACCGAGCGATGGCTGATGCGAGAAGGGATTGCTTTCACGAGCTTCAGACCCACTTACATCCTCGGACCGGGCAACTACAACCCAGTGGAGCGTTGGTTCTTCGATCGCATCGTCAATGAGCGTCCCATCCCCCTGCCTGGAGATGGAACGACCATCACCCAGATCGGCCATGTGGAGGACCTCGCTGAAGCCATGGCGCGCTGCCTTGAGGTGGATGCCTCTTGCAATCGCATCTACAACTGCTCTGCCAAGAGAGGGATCACATTCCTGGGCCTGATCGAGGCAGCAGCTCTGGCCTGTGGTCGTCAGCCTGGCAGCCTTGACTTGCGCAGCTTCGATCCCAGTGGACTTGATCCGAAGGCCCGCAAAGGCTTTCCGTTGAGACTCAGCCACTTTCTGACTGATATCAGCCGCGTTGAGCGAGAGCTTGCCTGGACCCCACGCTTTGACGCCCATGGCTGCATGGCAGACAGCTACAAGCGCGACTATGCGCTGGCTCCAACATCGGCACCCGACTTCAGTGCCGACCAAGCGCTGATCGGGGGCTGA
- a CDS encoding Fur family transcriptional regulator has protein sequence MRLSRQRRMVLDLLWSEASHLSARDIFEKINQQGRRIGHTSVYQNLEALQSAGVIECLDRASGRLYGYRNDPHSHLTCLETGAIEDLDVKLPDDLLREIERRTGFNIESYTLQLNGRPRIATGASSPVPLP, from the coding sequence ATGCGACTCAGCCGACAGCGGCGAATGGTGCTCGACCTGCTGTGGAGCGAAGCCAGTCACCTCAGCGCAAGAGACATCTTTGAGAAAATCAACCAGCAAGGCCGGCGAATCGGCCATACCTCCGTCTATCAAAACCTTGAAGCACTTCAAAGTGCGGGTGTGATCGAGTGCCTCGATCGAGCCAGTGGTCGGCTGTATGGGTATCGCAACGATCCCCATAGCCATCTCACCTGCCTAGAGACAGGTGCGATCGAAGACCTGGATGTGAAACTTCCAGACGATCTTCTAAGAGAAATCGAACGCCGGACCGGATTCAACATCGAGTCGTACACCCTGCAGCTGAACGGCCGTCCGAGAATTGCCACTGGAGCATCCTCGCCAGTGCCGTTACCTTGA
- a CDS encoding CBS domain-containing protein codes for MVLQQTVGEVMSAPVLTVTAETPLQDAVSLLNDHHVSGLPVVDGEGVLIGELTEQDLMVRESGVDVGPYVMLLDSVIYLRNPLNWDRQVHQVLGNSVGDLMHRDSHSCEVGLPLPKAASMLHEKGTQRLIVVDTDRRPVGVLTRGDVVRALASAQS; via the coding sequence ATGGTGCTCCAGCAGACGGTCGGGGAGGTGATGTCCGCTCCGGTGCTGACGGTGACGGCGGAGACCCCTCTGCAGGATGCTGTCAGTCTGCTCAACGATCACCATGTGAGTGGCCTGCCTGTGGTTGACGGGGAGGGCGTTCTGATCGGAGAACTGACCGAACAGGATCTGATGGTCCGCGAGAGCGGTGTGGATGTTGGTCCTTATGTGATGTTGCTCGACAGTGTGATTTACCTGCGCAATCCGTTGAACTGGGATCGCCAGGTGCATCAGGTGCTGGGCAACAGTGTTGGTGACCTGATGCACCGTGACAGCCACAGTTGCGAAGTCGGCCTGCCACTACCCAAGGCTGCTTCGATGCTGCATGAAAAGGGCACCCAACGTCTGATTGTTGTAGATACGGACCGCCGTCCTGTGGGGGTTCTCACTCGCGGAGATGTCGTTAGGGCACTGGCATCAGCTCAGAGCTAA
- a CDS encoding Nif11-like leader peptide family natural product precursor has product MPLEELKAFLKKVKGDSSLQEKLKAAAFPDAVHAISKEAWFIISADDFTNLYRSNHPELADNELEGAAGGYH; this is encoded by the coding sequence ATGCCCCTAGAAGAACTCAAAGCATTCCTAAAAAAAGTTAAAGGCGACTCCAGCCTTCAGGAGAAGCTCAAAGCTGCAGCGTTCCCTGATGCAGTTCATGCAATTTCGAAAGAGGCTTGGTTTATAATTTCTGCTGACGACTTCACTAACCTCTACCGCTCAAACCATCCAGAACTTGCAGACAACGAGCTGGAAGGTGCAGCTGGTGGATACCATTGA